The DNA segment CCATTGCAGCGAGGCATTAGCGTAAATGACATCGGGCGGTGTGACGGGTTGAAACTGGCGAATATCCGCTTCAACAAAATGACAATTTGGCAAAGCCTTTCGCGCCTCGTCCAGCATTGCCGGGGAGGTATCCACGCCAGTAATGCTCGCGCCAGGCCAGCGCTGTTGCAGTAACGCGGTACTGTTACCGGGGCCACATCCCAAATCAACCACGGAAGAGACAGGCTCAAGTTGAATTCTGGCCAGCAGTTCTGCGGCGGGTCTTGAACGCTCTGCACCATATTGCATATACAGCGCCGGATTCCAGTCGGACATCATCAATTCTCCTGTCAATGATTTAGCTAAGTGTGCACAAGGTATGAACTATACTAGTTTAGTATTGCCATCGCCCGGGAAGGAAATTCCTTATGAATAAAACCGATATCAAAGGTGGTATCGACATCGCGATGAAGGTCCCATCACATCAGTATCAGCAGACGATTGATTTTTATCGGAATATTATTCGGTTACCCGAAATTATCGATAAGCCGCCGGCAGTGGGATTTGAACTCGGGCCGAACAAACTCTGGATTGATGAAGCTCCGGGACTTAGTCAGGCAGAACTCTGGCTGGAATTATTCACGCCCAATTTCAGTGGTGCAGAAAAGTACATCGAACAATGTGGTGTAGTCCGTTGTGATGCCGTTGAACCGTTACCCGACGGTTTCAAGGGCGGCTGGATCATGAATCCGTGCAACATTGTCCATATGCTAAGAGAGCCGGAGGCCTGGTGAGTTGAATATCATTTATCGAAGAGGCTGCAGCGAACTCCGTTTCTGCCGCAGCTTAGCGTCACTGCTGCGACGGAGGCTGTATTTCGGCCTTTCGGGTATTTTCCATCTCTGTTAGAGAATTAAGGTCTATACGTACGCGGGTATACTCATTGTCCAGACCGGATTTTTCATAGACAAACTGGGGAGGGTGGTTAGATTTACCTGGCGCATTTCTATAGATGCCCACCAGAGCACAATTTTCAGTCAGAATGACATTTTGCGATAAAATCGTCGGGATAAGATAAATTTCAAGCATGCTACTTTCAGGCAGCTTTACCGCAAATGACCTGATTTCAGATATGGATTCATTGATTTTGGATTTATAGTAATCCCGCGCTTTTCCATTTTTTTTGCACAAAAATGACTGAGCATCAGATTCAGGATCGATAAGGAAAATTATCGTCTTTTTGTTTGATTTTGTGAGCCTTTTTGCAAAATCGCCAGCGTTAACAGATAGAAAATTCCTGCCGTCATTCATAGCAATATGCAACTCTTCGGCACCCAATATATCAATTCCTAAGATATCCAGATCGTTCCGGTACTCAATTTTTTTTATCCCTATCTTATCCAGCGATATCAGGTTAGGGAACTTGTTATTAATTAATTCTTTGATTTCATAGTTGGTTTTACTGGTGATGACTTTGTTGATATAAAAGGTGATAGTCAAGCCAATGAAAATGGTTGTCCCTAAGGGGATCGTTATTTTTTGTACAACATCAGGTAAATCCATTAAAACTGGAATGATGGTGAATACGATGTAAAGAATGACTCCCCATAATGCCAGAAACTTTTTGAATATATTTACAATTGAGTCCATTTTAAATTTATAACCTTATGCAATCCATCTTACCGTTTAACAACCGAGTAATCATATCACTGAGGTCATCGCGTTTTACCGACACTGTCCGCAGAATGTAAATCTCATCATGTGGAGCCGTGAGGCTTATGCGAAATGTAGTGGCGGTATGAATTCAAAATGGATCTGAATCATCGACGATGCAGGTTGCAGAGTTAGAATTCATCTGCGCGATTTTCACATACGCAAAGCTCAAGGCTGAGATGTGTCAGGATACATCAAACGAACGTAACGGCAGAGCGTATTTGACGGGATGCTGAATGGCAAAACCTAATGCGACAGAAGGTTTGTCGGCATCAGAGGAACTGGCGAACGCTTGCAATCAGCAAGACAAATGACGGCCGAAGAACATCGGATTCTTCCTTACTCTATTTAAGTGCGCATAATGTATATTATGTTAAATCATGTTGATTGCTAACTTACTTCATGAACCAAGATGGTTCGCATAAAATCATAGGGTTAAGTCTCCCCTTAATCTTTCGTTTGCTGGCATTATGTTTAAGAGCTATTTTCTTCATATCCACGAACTTCTCTGAGGATGTCTCAGATGTATATACTCGAACAGTTGAGTGTTGCTCCAAACCGGCGGATTTGGACATTGGTTGACACCACTACTAACTTACCGCTTCTGTTTCCACTTCTCTTTCTCATTGATCGCTTGTCTTTACGTTCCGAATCCACGCAGTCATCTACGCTACAGGCTCTAAAATTTTTTTATGAGTACTGGTATCAAAAACATGATGTTACTTTCTGTTTGAGTTTCCATCTGTCTGGATACAATCCTTCGATTGCAATTAGTGAGCTTGAAGCATTTCTTCATTATCTTGAATCAGGAAAGTTTGTGTTGCCTACACTCGGACGTGCTGTAATTAGCAAGCACAATACAAATATTAATCATGTACATGCAGTCTGCCGTTTTATCAACTATCTAATCAATACTTACGTTTCTTCTCGTTATATGGATGGCACCCCAAAAGAGCTTTCTCGTTACGCTTTACAATTATCTAGGCGTTTGTCGGCCTATCGTTCGGATTTTCGACCCAGCAAGCAAAAGCATTCAAACAAACATTTTAATAGCCTTACAGAAGACATGGTCAGGAAATTTTATGAGATTATTAGACCAGAATCGTCTTCCAAGCCAAATCCTATTAATCCCTTCCCTGCTGGAGAAATTCAATTCAGAAATTATTTAATCTGTCGTCTTCTTTTGAATTATGGTTTACGTGTAAGTGAGTTGCTTCTGTTAAAAAAAAACTCAATTAAACCTAACATCAAGGGCGTACAGTTCAGTATCATAGTGACGTCTGTAGATGATGATGTTAGAGATCCAAGAAAGAGGCTGCCGTCATTAAAAAACTCATGGGCGCATCGGGTTTTAGCGTTAGACATAAATGATTATAACCACTTTGGCTGCTGGTGACTTTCGAATCGATACTTGTAATACGGCTACAGGGTTAGTTCGTTATAGCGTTCTTTTACCTTATGCTAAACAAAGGTACGTAACTACTGATCGGTTGATTCTGGCGCTCCCGCCGGAAATCGGTACACTGGTTAACCATTATATAGATAAAGCAAGATTGTTACCTACCGATAAGATGTTTGATATGGGGGCATCAGCACCTAAGTTTGTATCTCAGTCTATTAGACAAACCATTCTAAACTTCAGCCCACCTGATTATCAAGCTGCCGTTGCTCGCGGAGAAGCAGCCCCCCCATCAATCACACCAACTGATTTACGCCACAACGTTGGTCATTCACTGGCTATGCAAGGAGTAAGTGCCGAAGAGATTGCTCACATTCTTGGTCATTCATCCTTAGTTGTAGCAAAGCATTACATCTTGGCAACACCGGCCTTGGCCTTGATCCGCGCTAAAGCACTAGGTTCTAACCCCGTGTGGCAAAACATGGTGGCTATGATGATGACTGGGAAGTTGGTCCCTTCAAAAGAATGGCAAGGTCGACGAGTAGTTGGCATGGTTGGTGATCGATTACATTATGAGATTGGTGGTTGTGCGAGACCCGATGACGAATGCCCATTCTGTGAAGTCCGTTGCTGCTATGGTTGCTTATATTACCGCCCTTTCCTTGATGGCCAACACCAGGATGTACTAGATAGCATCTTGAAAGAAGTCGATGAGCTGATAGCTGTGTCAGATAGTGTGGGCAATGCTCACAATCCACTAATTTCTATCCACGAGACGACGCAAATAGAAATCAAGTCAGTGATTGCCCGTTGTCATTTGCATAACGTCAGAGGTTGTGGGAAATGAAAAAAAATATAGAGAATTTTGATACTTTTATCGTAGAACAGAAAGCTTGGTTCGAAGAGAATCTGGCAGCTGATTTTGCAGAATCATGGGATAGCCTTGTCTGGATATGTGGGAAAAAAGGTTCCGGCTGGTTACGAGGCAATGGTGTTAATGTATTGCGATTTGATGAGATTAACCGGCTAAAAGGAATCGATGAACACTATACTGTATCCGATACTTATCAGTTGTTTATGAAAGCCATGCTGGTACTCGTCTATCGAGGCAGAAATCGCAGCATTTCCCCTGCGGTTGCTATTGCAACTCTGATTATTTTGAAACGCTGGTACTGTGCGCTGATTAAATCGACTGGGCAGACTCATCCCATCTATCTGGCTACAGATGTTGTACGTAGTGCGATGGATACTATGAGTGCAGCATCCAAGCCAGGTGATCCTAACATAGCCAACTACAAGGGGCGTTGCGTTAAGATTCAAAAATTAGTAAATCATCATGCTTTCACATTGGTAACTCTACATTATGTGTCCGACGAAAATTACACTAACCGGACCAATTTGACCCAGAAAGCCCGGGAAACAGTAGCCCTCAAACACCAGGACAGGCTCGATGATACAGTCACTGATGGTGAAGGTGCACTTATTACAATTCGAGGATTCCTCAATATCGTGTCACTTATCCAGCGTGTAGAAAACGGCACTGAAAAGATAGCGCTCAATTGCCTTCTGCTACTCATCATCACGGGGTTTCGGTCCGTTGAAGCATTCAACCTCAGGCTGGATGCGTTGGTAAAACGAAAGATAGATGATGCTGATATCAGCAGACGTCTACGCGATAAAGGGTTGCCGGATTATTTTCTTGGCATTCGCTATGTTGGTGTCAAGGGAGCTGGTGATCGAACACATTGGGTCGAACCCTTAGCTGTTCCTTTAGTTGAAAACATATTCAAATCGGTTAAGTCACTAACATGTGAGTTACGAAAGCATCTCACAAACTTACGTTTAAAAGGATTTGCTGATTATTTACCAGAGGCGATCAGTGATATTGCAGGTGAACTTGTTGAACTGGATGATATTGTAGAACACATAGCCCAATCCTCATCAGTGCTTCGGGGGCGTTCCGGATTACGTGATAAAGCATCAAAAGCGTTAGCGAAACGAGGCTGTATTCCGACTGAAGTCATTCTCCTTCCGGGTAATGAAAAAAGGAAATATTATTTAAAATCAGACCTTAGCCTGTACCTTAAAAATGAATTTGGTGATAGTAGCGCAAATACTCCCTGCACTCACGCCTGGGTAGAAAACGGCAAAAGATTTGAGATTATGTATGAGGATTTATTGTTCCTTTATCCCAAAGGGTCTATGACGTTAAAGAGAGCATTGGGACTAAAAGCAACACCGCTACCACTGAGTAATGCTGGCATAAACAAGTTTCTCGGTAACTTTGATGGCTATGCTTCGGTCTTCAGTAAATACAGACTTCTCGAAGATGACGGTCGCCCTACCCAGCTTCGTACTCATATTCCTCGTCACAATATAAACACTTTTCTCGCTATTGCTGAAATTTCAGACCACTTACAAGCCATGTTGATGGGGCGTGTTGATATTACTCAAAATAAGCATTACCAGCATTTGGCTCTTAAGGAACGCCGTAAGACTGCTTCTCTTATTCCGTTAGTTCCGATCGTACAGGAGCAGACAACACTAACTGCTATTGACGCTCATACACCGCTCGATACGGTAAAACAAAGTGGTATGATGGTGTTTAGCAGCACGAAGAATCTGGAAACCAACATAAAGATGAACCTGCATTCCTTCGATAATCGTGACGATGTTGCAGGATTCATTGAAGCGTCGTTAGACGATGGATTATTCGAAGACATAGCCGCTGCGTTCGAGGATATCAGTAAAAATGAAGGGCCATCGCAAGCGTCTGAAATGGTGCAAAGACACGCGGTACTGCTTCCCTTGAAATTGGGATCCTGCATGAGAGACGTAAATTTGTGGGGATGTCCTTATCGAATGAAATGCCAGGCATTGAAGCCCTGTGAGCATTTCACTTTAACAGGTCGTATTGATGAATACTCCACTGTTCAAGTCAAAGGTCGGGCATTAAACGAGGCTACGTTTGCTTTTGAACAGTATACCGCGGCCCTTCCGGGCAACCAGCTAATGCAAGGCAATATCGAAGAAAATCTAGCACAACTAGGTGCCTTAACTAAGCAATTACGCAATCGCTCAAACTCCCTGCAAGTAATCCCTTCACAGGTGGTCCTATCCGGAGAGATAAAAGTAGAAGGTGAAATTCGTACTCTGGCTCAACTATTTGCCCTCGAGTACCAAAAAATCAAACAAGGAGACGACTGATGCGGGGTAAAGAATTGGATACTCAGATTGAACATGAGCTCCAGCTGATGTTGATTGAAGGGTTTGATAAATCGCCAATTTCAGCTAAAAGTTTACACGCCAGACTTAAATCAAAAGGCATCATCAATGGCGGCTTAAGTACATTAAGTAGCATTGAACGAAAACGTCTTATTGCAGCCTATGTCGATCAACAACTAACTCCCCTAAATCTTCGCCCCAAAGAAAAGCAGCAGTATGTGAATCGTAAAACTCGTCAGGCTTTGCTTGGTCGTAATCAGCAGCTTCAGGAAGAGAACAAAGAGCTGCGCGAACAGCTAGCACAGAATACCTTGTCATTAATTGAAATTGTCAAAGCGGTAAAAATCAATACGGTTATACCGGTAGAAAGCCTTCTTGCTCCGCACTTGATTATGGAGCTACACGAAAGGAAAAAAAACAATGATAGGTAAAATGCTATATTTGCACAACAAAGTCATGAATAAACGCCTTGCTCTATTCGAAAAATTAGCATGGCAACTTTCAATGCCCCCTCTTCAGAGTCCATTATCTCATAGGGTGTCTTCCACTGTAATGCTCTGTTTGGTTCATTGCACCAATTTAATGCCGCACTTTCGTTACCTTCAAAAAGTTCAGTAGCCTTTTGTATAACATCATTTTTTGTCAGCATATGTTACACCTGAGGATGTTTTGAGTGTTTCGATAAGGTTACTTCGCTCTTCCTCTGTCATTCGGGAGATGAGTAACGCAAGTTCTGCTGTTGTTTGATCATCACAAAAAAAATAGTTCAACGGCACGTTTAACTCTGCCGCCATACGTCGAAGCGTATCAATATCGGGGACATGACGTCCTTTCTCATAATGATTCATACGACTGCTAGCCGATGCGGGATCAAAACCAACATGGAGACCCAGAGTGCGCTGTGATAATCCCGCCCTGCATCTCGCTTCCTTAAGCCGTTCTGGTATCGGATTTTTTTCAGACACTGATTCATCTTCATTAGCCTCGAGTGCTTAGATTGTCTAAGTATCTGTCATTGTTGTATACTTAGCAATCCTAAGCTAACTAACTTGTTTTAACTGCTATGAGTAGTCGAATAATCAACCCTGAATCGTACATATTTTCTGCAATTAACTATATTAACAGTAGTAATTTCACCAGTACTGATATAGCTAAAATACTCGTTAAGCGTTTTAATCTACCAAAGACTTATTTTAAAGCGAAGGCATTTTCCTATAGTCAGTTACAAATTCTTGTGAAGCGTGGGCTCTTAACGAAGACTCGACAGAAAGGTATTTATCAGAATTTATATTCTGAAACAACTGCATTTCAGACCGCAATAACTAGTGTTGAATTAATTGACCTTTCAATTAGTTTATCAAATATCGCTATTTTTCCTGATGAGATAAAAATCAATAGTGACATAAGGTCAATATTAAAAGAGATGATTAATAAATATACTAATGAGCTCGAGAAGATTTCAGGGGCAAAAGAGATATATGATGAGCTATGCATTAACGTACCAGCTCGGGAACAAGAATTCAAAAAACTTTCATCTGAGCAAGAAAGAAGATACATTAGAGTCAATGAAAAAATAAACACGCTAATGAATATTGTAGATGAACCATCTTTTTTATATAATTAAAGATGGTTCATAGTGGTTAATAATCAACCTTCCGGCGGCAAAGCAAATGAAGTCTAAGATCGTTTTATTAGATTGTATTAAAAGACAACTTGCTGATAAGTGTAATGAGGTCACTGAAGAACATGAACTTCAAACTTGTGATGTGGATGAGATACATCAGTGGATTATTGAATTAAATGATCTTATAGAAATTCAAGGAATTCTTTCTGATGATTATAAATCCTTTTAAATATCAGAAAATTAAATTACTCCCAACTTTTAGCCAAAGTGAACAGTGTATTTCTCATTCTCTTCTCGGTCATCGTCGTCCGTCCCCGTTATTATGGTATGTCGGCCCCCTCGACGGCATTTCGAGGCTATACCCCGCAGAACATGGCGAGGGTGGCCGGTAAGTCGAATATCCATAGGTCTCTCGCGAATAAAACGTTCTGGAAAAGCCATCTCACGGGGATGGCTCGTACCGTTCCATGCGACTGGTTCAGGTCCGAAGCCAGTACGCCGTTATACTGGCACTTGCAGGCGAATATGAGCAGGCAGAAGCGGAGATGTGTCGGCTAGCCCCTTTTTTTGAAGGGTTAACAGGTGAGCAGCGACAGGAGGTTGAAAATCAGTCGAACTACATCGCGCAGCTTGCTTACAAGGCGGCTAAATCCGAAGTAACGCGATTTTTCGGGGCGGTAGGCAGAAATGAACCTTGTCCCTGCGGGTCGGGAGTAAAGTATAAAAAATGTCATGGAGCCTGAGTGCTGGCTTCGCTATGCTGGACGCGGCTGGGGGGTAAGTCCATGGGAGCCATATCAGGATGCTGTCCACATCGTGCAACCGAGTGCTTTTTCTTGGTATTGCCGTTGACTCTCTTAAAGCACATCGTCGTGCGTGGTAGCAGTATATGGCCTGCGAAAGCAGGCCAAATTCACCCAAGAGGGAGAAAATACGCGAGTGCGCACTAAAACACGCTATCGTAGCGCTGACATTTAGTTGCAACGTCAAAAATGAACAACTCCCAGGCAGGGTTACTGGCTTCGGCTCAACGCATATGGTTAAAAACCCACCAGGAAAATTGTCTCTCTGCTTCCATTCTTAGTTCTGGGTCAGTTTTCATCGATGCTGTACCAGGCATACCATCCGGACAAAAATCAGCAAGCTGACTTTGAATAAACTTTAGCTTTTCTTCTTTTTCCCCTGCGTTCTCAAACACCATGAATGGCAGCTCGATAATCGGCGGTTTGGTTTGGGTGGTTAACGGCATGGTTATGCCTGAATTACGGCCAGGCAGTGAGTGTAATTCTCTGATATGACTCAACAGATTGTAGGGTAAGGTGTTTTTTACGAAGTAAAAAACGTCTGCATAATAATCAGTTACGAATCCATCCCTTTTTCCTGGATAAGCCAGTGTATCCATCTCTGGAAAGGGAAACTGTAAACCCTCATTTCTGTAATGTACGATTGGCACTCGTTCAAGTACACGCCCACGGTATTTGAGGATGTATTCATAGTGACAAGGTTGCTCAATGCTAATCGTTGACCACCAGTGTTGTCCTCCTATATCTTTTTCTGTGTCGCCAATATGAATGGCATAATCCGGGTCCAACCGATAATAGGCCTCACTGATACCGTCATATTCCCAATTGTCGTAATCCAGAAGCAGTCTGACTATGCGGTCAGCGGGTGCCAGGTCCAGGTTAAAGCGCTCTCTCCACATTGCCATGACATCTCCAGGGCTGGCACAGCTAGTTACGGGCGTATTGGCATCTTGTTGCCGGGTGTAAACGACACCGGCTCTGACAGTTTTTCCCTCTTTTATATAGTCCTGGGTCAGATAGTAGGGTTTAATTCTGACGTTACGAATTTGTAGAATAGCCAGCACCTTATGCTGGAGTGTGATGTGGTGCAGCTGAATATCCGGACAATGGTGCTCTGCAAAACTGACTTTTCTTAACAGATCGATTAAATTTGCCTGGTTAAGTTGCTTACCATCTTCCTGCACGCCGGTAATCACCCCTTCATCATTCACGCCAAAAATCAGATACCGGTCACCGTCATGCAGGACGTTTGCCATGCAGAGGATATCGTGAACAAGGGCTGCATTGTTTTGGTGGTAGGTTTGTTTAAAGTCCCACCATGGCCCTTCCTTGCCACTGGCAATCAGTTTTTCGATGGTTTCGTTCATAGTCCCCTCTATCCGATATGGCGTGCGTTTGCTTGTACCAAGTATTCCTTCAGTCTACTTAAATTGGTAGTGCGAAATGGCTCTTCTGGCATTCGATGCCAAGGCAGCCAGTTGATTACTTAATAAGTATCGTTGTCAGCAGTTAAACGGCAGTTCTTCTTCTCGTAAAACAACCGGTGCCTTGTCTGCCCGGTACTGGATCCAAGTTTTCAGGTCTATTTGCGTGCTATTACGACCAGCTAAATCAAAATATCCTCTGTTAGCAAAACGGCGATGTATAAGCTCTTCACCTGTTATGGACAGATAGGCGTTCAATGCCGAACGATGGATGAAAAGTCCGCGTTGTTTTACACCTTTTTGATGGAAGGCGATAAGTTTGCCAGAATGATCAACCCAACCGCTTTGACAATCCCATAAAAGTTCGAGTTTTTGAATGATTCCCAGGCATGGCGCAATGAGGTTATCTTGGCGCTCGGGCATGGTATATGAGTAGTCGTATTCCCATTCGTTTCCGCGCAGTAAACTGACTTCTGTAAAATTAAACGCTTCACTATCTTCATCACTATTAAGAAGTTGTTTGTATATCGGGCTGTCAGGATATTCAGCAAGATAACCGCGATAACAACTACTTCCCTGATTATATTGGAAAATATCGCGTGCTCTTTTCTGTTTAAAGGTCTGGATGCTTTCATTTATGAGTGCGCTTGAGTAGGAAGCACGCACTCCCAAGTACGGGGAATCCCAGCTATTTTCATTCGGCGCTTTATCGTCATCCCAACAGCTATGTGAAAGCGCTACCCACTGCTCTCCTTCCTCGTCAGTTCGAATAAGACAAGCTTCATAAGGTGGAAAATCATCGGTCCGAACCCAACCTTTGATATCTGAATTGTGGTCAGGGAATGCATAATTTGTTTCCTCCATCAGTACTGGATAGACCCCTTCTGCGGTGATATCGCGTACATCGGTCAGGTCAACTTTACGGACGTCGACTGACCATAGATGATCACTTGTAGGTTCGTAGTCGGAATATGGGTCTTCCAGTGCGGGAACATTACTGGCCAGAATGCCCAGTAGTCGATGTAAGGCGATCCAGTAATATTTTTTACCGAGTCGGTCAGCATACCCTTTTCTACCCCTTCCCGAGCCATACTTACTCCCGATATGGCGATCATAATTGAGCGCGCAGTGGTTATAACCGGGATATCCTAAATTAAGTGCTTCTCGCATTAACCAACAGGCAATGTTTTCATGGCTGATATTGGCGCTCTCCAAGTCAAAGCCGGAAATCTTCGATTCCACCTGATAACGCCAGAAATCCGGGGCCATGGATTCTCCCCAGAGCACCATGTTTGATGGTAAATGTTCCAGATCTAGGAGGGGTTTGACATCCGCCAGTACAGGCCATCGTGATGGTAATGATACGTTTGTCTGGTAATGCTGTAATTGGCTTGTTACTGCTGTGGGAAATTCTCCTGTTTTCAACAAGTTTACTAATAGCTGAACCGTATCCCGGAGCAGAATATTCTTGCTATCTGACGCAATGCTTAATAGACCAGGGAGCGCTGGCATAAACGCATTTCTGCGTTGGTGTGACAATAAGCATGCACTGTAGATAGCAAGGCTAATACGCTCTAATACGTAATCATCATCACAATATGCAAATTCACTGATTACTGTTTGGCAGTTCTCAGGGTAGTTTGCCAGGATTCTGCTTAGCCCTTTTGAGGATAAATCTCTGATTCGGCGGTCAGCACACGAAGTGAGCCAGGCAAGTGTTAGACTGGCCAGCCTCCGGCTTTCAGCAGGCCAATGGGTTATGTCAGCAAATAGTGCTGCATGGATGAGTGAATAGACAGCATTCTTGTTATCAAATGATCCCAGCGCAGCTAATGACAAGTAGGTGTCACGTTCAGCTAAGGATGACTGCCGTAAAAATGGCCCCAGCCAGTTAGTTGCGTTTAGACGATGGTCAGGAACCAGACTAAGTGAAAACAGCGCTTCATAAACCGACTCCCATAATCCAGGTGTATGCAGTGCTGCATGGATGTGTTCATCAATTTCTTCCACTACACTTTGTCGGGAGCGCCAAACCAATGACTGGATGAACAGCTTATGGGCTTGTTCGGATGGTAATCCTACTTCTTCAGCAGTAATTTCAAGAGCAGTTTTCTCTGGCAGCACGGCGGCAAGAGCTTCCAGCAATCCAGCATCTTCTTCTGTTAACGCTGCAATTTTCTCCGCTAGTTTTGCTGTATCCGAATCAAGAGCTTCCACAAGGCTGATAGCACGGAGTATGTCACCGTAGCGTTGATAACCCAGACGGATTAGGAAGGTATCCTCATCTACAACAGAAAGGATAATGAGGCCTTCATGTGCCAATGCATTTAAAAAGGATTCAGGTGTGGTCTCAGTTCCCACTATTTTGCTCAGTGCTTCGCAACAGGTTTCCCAGGTTCGGTTCTGCGGCAACTCATGTGTCAGGGTATTCGCGAGTGCCATCATTGCAGCCCTTACCAGATTGCGAGGGTTTGCGTAGTGGAGGCGTTCTCGAA comes from the Citrobacter amalonaticus genome and includes:
- a CDS encoding MbcA/ParS/Xre antitoxin family protein, encoding MLTKNDVIQKATELFEGNESAALNWCNEPNRALQWKTPYEIMDSEEGALKVAMLIFRIEQGVYS
- a CDS encoding helix-turn-helix domain-containing protein; this encodes MSEKNPIPERLKEARCRAGLSQRTLGLHVGFDPASASSRMNHYEKGRHVPDIDTLRRMAAELNVPLNYFFCDDQTTAELALLISRMTEEERSNLIETLKTSSGVTYADKK
- a CDS encoding SEC-C metal-binding domain-containing protein, whose product is MCRLAPFFEGLTGEQRQEVENQSNYIAQLAYKAAKSEVTRFFGAVGRNEPCPCGSGVKYKKCHGA
- a CDS encoding ATP-binding protein yields the protein MNETIEKLIASGKEGPWWDFKQTYHQNNAALVHDILCMANVLHDGDRYLIFGVNDEGVITGVQEDGKQLNQANLIDLLRKVSFAEHHCPDIQLHHITLQHKVLAILQIRNVRIKPYYLTQDYIKEGKTVRAGVVYTRQQDANTPVTSCASPGDVMAMWRERFNLDLAPADRIVRLLLDYDNWEYDGISEAYYRLDPDYAIHIGDTEKDIGGQHWWSTISIEQPCHYEYILKYRGRVLERVPIVHYRNEGLQFPFPEMDTLAYPGKRDGFVTDYYADVFYFVKNTLPYNLLSHIRELHSLPGRNSGITMPLTTQTKPPIIELPFMVFENAGEKEEKLKFIQSQLADFCPDGMPGTASMKTDPELRMEAERQFSWWVFNHMR
- a CDS encoding ATP-binding protein, which encodes MNIDFSLIRSAPKSRNDSFEALAVQLFRKTCRVPTNSTFISLRGDGGDGGVEAYFRSPDGAVFGVQAKYFFQLASAELTQIDSSLKAALSNHPTLTEYWIYIPFDLTGRVAAGKRGKSQAERFEEWKSKVESDASAQGKSLSIVLCTAAVICNQLLEIDPNGGMRRYWFDDTLLTSAQIRQCLDDAIAFAGPRYTSMLDVVTNAHVGLDFFGGTGDFCEWYETSLTPIVREFHSLNGYGRKSLDILGETRATSATALIEEIIAYCESMRDNNVTATSVTDLCVALSSLLTLFADARHAQEDKFYEKHGKHSDTESFRQFHAEYMCAFPAGDMDAARKWEEQAQQLQNLLTSQVIGAATAHSLLLVGPAGIGKTHAIVSAALRRLEHGGFSLVVFGDDFGKAEPWEVLRSKIGLGAAIDRSTLFECIQACAEHTGLPFVIYIDALNESPREVRWKDKLPELLAQCKSYPDIKICVSTRDTYRNLVVDSRFPGFAFEHIGFSGHQFEAVQAFAAYYGLDAEITPLFSPELSNPLFLHLACKTLKGEGRDSLDISLPGFTSLFQGHLKHCDVLIRERLHYANPRNLVRAAMMALANTLTHELPQNRTWETCCEALSKIVGTETTPESFLNALAHEGLIILSVVDEDTFLIRLGYQRYGDILRAISLVEALDSDTAKLAEKIAALTEEDAGLLEALAAVLPEKTALEITAEEVGLPSEQAHKLFIQSLVWRSRQSVVEEIDEHIHAALHTPGLWESVYEALFSLSLVPDHRLNATNWLGPFLRQSSLAERDTYLSLAALGSFDNKNAVYSLIHAALFADITHWPAESRRLASLTLAWLTSCADRRIRDLSSKGLSRILANYPENCQTVISEFAYCDDDYVLERISLAIYSACLLSHQRRNAFMPALPGLLSIASDSKNILLRDTVQLLVNLLKTGEFPTAVTSQLQHYQTNVSLPSRWPVLADVKPLLDLEHLPSNMVLWGESMAPDFWRYQVESKISGFDLESANISHENIACWLMREALNLGYPGYNHCALNYDRHIGSKYGSGRGRKGYADRLGKKYYWIALHRLLGILASNVPALEDPYSDYEPTSDHLWSVDVRKVDLTDVRDITAEGVYPVLMEETNYAFPDHNSDIKGWVRTDDFPPYEACLIRTDEEGEQWVALSHSCWDDDKAPNENSWDSPYLGVRASYSSALINESIQTFKQKRARDIFQYNQGSSCYRGYLAEYPDSPIYKQLLNSDEDSEAFNFTEVSLLRGNEWEYDYSYTMPERQDNLIAPCLGIIQKLELLWDCQSGWVDHSGKLIAFHQKGVKQRGLFIHRSALNAYLSITGEELIHRRFANRGYFDLAGRNSTQIDLKTWIQYRADKAPVVLREEELPFNC